A genomic stretch from Bacterioplanes sanyensis includes:
- a CDS encoding GNAT family N-acetyltransferase — translation MNIEKVTALPDGISKLATESTVQGFRFVERLISEFTQGKNRFDGDGEALFAAYLDGELVGIGGVNQDPYRCNADIGRVRRLYVMNHARSLGVGKALMQEIEQHASQYFDELQLFTDTSAAANFYSALGYSPVGLENISHQKALVKQPITASG, via the coding sequence ATGAATATTGAGAAAGTAACGGCTCTGCCTGACGGTATTAGCAAACTGGCCACTGAGAGCACAGTACAAGGTTTTCGGTTTGTAGAGCGCCTTATTTCAGAGTTTACTCAGGGTAAGAATCGGTTTGACGGCGATGGCGAGGCACTCTTTGCTGCATACCTTGATGGTGAGCTGGTCGGTATTGGCGGAGTCAATCAAGACCCTTACCGTTGTAACGCTGATATTGGTCGGGTTCGCAGGCTCTACGTGATGAATCATGCACGCAGCCTCGGCGTAGGTAAGGCGTTAATGCAAGAAATTGAACAGCACGCCAGCCAGTACTTTGATGAGTTACAGCTATTCACCGATACATCGGCGGCGGCCAATTTTTACAGCGCTTTAGGGTACTCTCCGGTGGGTTTGGAAAATATCAGCCATCAAAAGGCTTTGGTAAAACAGCCTATAACGGCATCCGGCTGA
- a CDS encoding GNAT family N-acetyltransferase, with product MNIQFTPIDDPLSDDVFNLLKAGLFAYVDRVFGWYDDDQRQRLRDEYQPEWFQWVLVDGNKVGFVCFRTYQQALHLHLIVLDASYQGRGLGKQVMAAIHAMAVSQHQDVTLSCFKCNERALALYHSLGYSTTDEDDYFLSLRWHHRAELSDTGAA from the coding sequence GTGAATATCCAGTTTACACCCATCGATGACCCCCTTAGTGATGACGTATTTAATTTACTCAAAGCGGGTTTATTTGCTTACGTCGATCGTGTATTCGGTTGGTACGATGACGATCAGCGCCAACGTCTGCGCGATGAATATCAGCCTGAGTGGTTCCAATGGGTATTGGTTGATGGCAATAAAGTTGGCTTCGTTTGTTTTCGTACTTATCAGCAAGCCCTGCATTTGCACTTAATTGTACTGGATGCGTCCTATCAGGGCCGTGGGCTGGGTAAGCAAGTGATGGCGGCGATTCATGCTATGGCGGTGTCGCAGCATCAAGACGTCACTTTGTCGTGTTTTAAATGCAATGAACGAGCCCTTGCCCTCTACCACTCCTTGGGGTACTCCACCACGGATGAAGACGATTATTTTTTGTCGTTGCGCTGGCACCATCGAGCCGAACTGAGCGATACCGGCGCCGCGTAG
- the dctP gene encoding TRAP transporter substrate-binding protein DctP — protein MSTSVRFKQLLASALVSASLCTTAFADTWRYAHEEYEGDVQDVYAHKFKEYIERESDHTLQIYRFGELGESDDIMEQAQAGILQFVNQSPGFTGALIPEAQIFFIPYLMPTNMDTVVEFFRTSKAINERFPQLYAEKGLELLKMYPEGEMVVTADEPVTSPSDFAGKKIRVMTNPLLSSTYKAFGATPVPLPWGEVYGALQTNMIQGQENPIFWIESGGLYEVSPNLIFTGHGWFTTASMANKQFYDALPKQDQQMIQRASEYAFNETLKHIDGLADRSLKKIQAADSDVTVTHLSEAQIDVFKERAELVEKTFTEMTGSSGKELLMQFKSDLAATE, from the coding sequence ATGTCCACTTCTGTTCGTTTCAAACAGCTGCTTGCGTCAGCTCTGGTTAGCGCTAGTTTATGCACCACTGCCTTTGCCGATACCTGGCGTTACGCCCATGAGGAGTATGAGGGTGACGTTCAGGATGTCTACGCACATAAATTCAAAGAGTATATCGAGCGAGAATCCGACCATACGTTGCAGATTTATCGCTTTGGAGAACTGGGTGAGTCTGACGACATCATGGAACAAGCTCAAGCTGGTATATTGCAGTTTGTTAATCAGTCCCCAGGCTTCACCGGCGCACTGATTCCCGAGGCGCAAATCTTCTTTATTCCCTATCTAATGCCCACCAACATGGACACTGTGGTGGAGTTTTTCCGCACCAGCAAAGCCATCAATGAGCGTTTTCCACAGCTCTATGCCGAAAAAGGCCTGGAGCTGCTGAAGATGTATCCTGAGGGGGAGATGGTTGTCACCGCCGACGAGCCCGTTACATCCCCAAGTGATTTTGCCGGAAAGAAAATTCGTGTGATGACCAACCCACTACTGTCATCTACCTACAAAGCCTTTGGCGCAACGCCTGTTCCACTGCCGTGGGGAGAGGTGTATGGCGCGCTGCAAACCAATATGATTCAAGGCCAGGAAAACCCTATATTCTGGATAGAATCTGGTGGTTTGTACGAAGTTTCTCCCAACCTGATATTTACTGGACACGGTTGGTTCACCACAGCATCGATGGCCAACAAACAGTTTTATGATGCCCTGCCGAAGCAAGACCAGCAGATGATACAACGTGCCTCCGAGTATGCCTTTAATGAAACACTCAAGCACATTGATGGTTTAGCGGATCGGTCTCTTAAAAAGATTCAAGCAGCCGATAGCGACGTCACCGTCACCCATCTCAGCGAAGCTCAGATAGATGTATTTAAAGAGCGTGCCGAGCTCGTTGAAAAGACCTTCACCGAGATGACAGGCAGCAGCGGAAAAGAACTGCTCATGCAGTTCAAATCTGACTTGGCAGCGACTGAATAA
- the csrA gene encoding carbon storage regulator CsrA: MLILTRRVGETLMVGDDVTVTVLGVKGNQVRIGVNAPKEVAVHREEIYQRIQREKEGDEPSGNY, encoded by the coding sequence ATGCTTATTTTAACCCGTCGCGTCGGCGAAACTCTGATGGTAGGGGATGACGTTACCGTCACCGTACTGGGCGTTAAGGGAAACCAGGTTCGCATCGGTGTTAACGCACCCAAAGAAGTGGCGGTTCACCGCGAAGAAATCTATCAGCGCATCCAGCGCGAGAAAGAGGGTGATGAGCCAAGCGGCAACTACTGA
- a CDS encoding AraC family transcriptional regulator has product MDQIHYYQPQPDIRLIDANYQTFAFQRHYHLDFHIGLITKGAQTFRYRGHSHTAHAGQLVLMPPDELHDGEAWQQQGYQVNVFAIDPVSLSELADLRSPEQLLHFQQLIVHDASVFAVLQQAHQWLRQTQLSQLAQDCLPLEGFNLLFERYGALARQPVKRLGRQSLAELKSFLMAHLDQPVRLASLANLCDLSTTQLQRHFKATTGMTPYAWFAQLRLEQSMKLLQRGDAVADVAQQVGFYDQAHFCKAFKRQFGVAPSCVRQ; this is encoded by the coding sequence ATGGACCAAATCCACTACTACCAGCCACAGCCTGATATCCGCCTGATTGACGCCAATTACCAGACCTTCGCGTTCCAGCGACACTATCATCTGGACTTTCATATTGGCCTGATCACAAAGGGGGCGCAGACTTTTCGCTATCGTGGCCACAGCCATACCGCCCACGCCGGTCAGCTGGTGCTGATGCCACCGGATGAGCTGCACGACGGCGAGGCCTGGCAGCAGCAAGGCTATCAGGTGAATGTGTTTGCCATTGACCCTGTCAGTCTCAGTGAGCTGGCCGATTTGCGCAGCCCGGAGCAGCTGCTGCATTTTCAACAACTCATTGTTCACGATGCATCTGTGTTTGCTGTATTGCAGCAGGCCCATCAATGGTTGCGGCAAACGCAGCTGAGTCAATTAGCGCAGGATTGTTTACCGCTAGAAGGCTTTAACCTGTTGTTTGAACGTTACGGTGCGTTGGCGCGACAACCGGTTAAGCGATTAGGCCGGCAGTCGCTGGCCGAATTAAAGAGCTTTTTGATGGCGCACCTCGATCAGCCCGTGCGCTTGGCTTCATTGGCCAACCTGTGTGACTTGAGCACCACTCAACTGCAGCGCCATTTTAAAGCCACCACGGGTATGACCCCTTATGCCTGGTTTGCGCAACTGCGTCTGGAGCAGAGCATGAAATTGCTGCAGCGCGGAGATGCCGTGGCTGACGTGGCACAACAGGTGGGTTTTTACGATCAGGCGCATTTTTGCAAAGCATTTAAGCGCCAGTTTGGCGTGGCACCTTCGTGCGTCAGGCAATAA
- a CDS encoding nucleotidyltransferase family protein — MELTSQVIKWIESDSYRMEALVLASKLGLDDWCLAAGFVRNLIWDKLHSKSTLTPLNDIDLIYFDGNTIAEDSDVRYEEKLKSLSDHPWSVKNQARMHIRNNDQPYFSTSDAMSYWVEVETAVGATYSEDFGVSIVAPFGLEANFSNSITLNSKRPKPSDFRKRVTEKEWPILWPNLEVIS; from the coding sequence TTGGAACTTACCAGTCAAGTCATTAAATGGATTGAATCTGATAGTTATCGGATGGAAGCGCTGGTGCTTGCCTCAAAACTGGGCTTGGATGATTGGTGCTTGGCAGCTGGATTTGTTAGGAACTTAATCTGGGATAAGCTGCATTCGAAGAGTACTTTAACTCCACTGAATGACATCGACTTAATATACTTTGATGGTAATACCATTGCGGAAGATTCAGATGTTAGGTACGAGGAAAAGCTAAAGTCGTTGAGTGATCATCCATGGTCTGTCAAAAATCAAGCGAGAATGCATATTCGCAATAATGACCAGCCGTACTTTTCCACTTCCGATGCAATGAGCTATTGGGTTGAGGTTGAAACTGCTGTTGGTGCTACTTATTCAGAGGACTTTGGAGTTTCTATCGTTGCTCCTTTCGGGCTAGAGGCGAATTTCAGTAATTCGATCACTTTAAACAGTAAACGCCCGAAACCAAGTGATTTTCGGAAGAGAGTTACTGAAAAGGAGTGGCCTATATTGTGGCCGAATCTAGAGGTGATATCCTAA
- a CDS encoding sterol desaturase family protein: MAFLILAGIQIAVLLFFMWAERRWPHKQRPQHRGFNRTWATVLAFAWIWAQVLLYTWSVWSTDQPMLANHWVAEGFVYYLLYSCVNYWAHRLKHAWHPAWHYLHYMHHSPTHMESRVAFYRHPVEMIANSLVLLLTGKLIFNVSPEAIALALTIEGCLETFHHSNIRLQKRIRPLGYLIQIPEQHLLHHKRGLHAQNYSPLTLWDTLFGTVAFPEQDVQELGFKDKGRAWPYLWFKQ, from the coding sequence ATGGCATTTCTCATCTTGGCTGGCATACAAATCGCCGTCTTATTGTTTTTTATGTGGGCCGAACGGCGCTGGCCACATAAACAACGGCCGCAGCATCGTGGCTTTAATCGTACTTGGGCCACGGTACTGGCCTTTGCTTGGATATGGGCGCAGGTGCTGCTGTATACCTGGTCGGTATGGTCAACGGATCAACCGATGTTGGCCAATCACTGGGTGGCAGAAGGGTTTGTGTATTATTTGCTGTACTCATGTGTGAACTATTGGGCGCACCGGCTTAAGCATGCTTGGCACCCTGCTTGGCATTATTTGCACTACATGCACCATTCGCCCACACACATGGAAAGCCGAGTGGCCTTTTACCGCCACCCAGTAGAAATGATAGCTAATTCTTTAGTATTACTTTTGACGGGTAAACTCATATTTAATGTGTCCCCAGAGGCCATTGCTCTGGCATTAACCATTGAAGGTTGCTTAGAGACTTTCCATCATTCAAATATACGTTTACAAAAAAGAATCCGACCATTAGGATACTTAATACAAATCCCAGAACAACATCTTTTGCACCATAAACGTGGACTGCACGCTCAGAACTACAGCCCACTTACCTTATGGGACACACTATTTGGAACCGTGGCTTTTCCAGAGCAAGATGTACAGGAGTTGGGATTTAAGGACAAAGGCCGAGCCTGGCCATACTTATGGTTTAAACAGTAA
- a CDS encoding exopolysaccharide biosynthesis protein, protein MNKSQNSSVSIFSVPVQPRRRTSDVIHDLAEQHKDADVVTLRELTKHLGDRTFGMYLVLVAVFNVIPLVSMVAGLVSVAIGLQMALGVAKVWLPKSILDYPLKASSVRAALLLIERKIKTMERFIRPRWQFSEAPVVDRINGMVVVALGGVIVIPLPLANLGPALIILLMGLGLMERDGMLQVGAATIGAIAVVMILHFAIG, encoded by the coding sequence GTGAATAAGTCACAAAATAGCTCTGTATCGATCTTCTCTGTTCCAGTCCAGCCGCGCAGACGGACATCGGATGTTATTCATGACCTTGCTGAGCAACACAAAGACGCCGATGTCGTTACATTGCGAGAGCTGACCAAGCATTTGGGCGATCGAACCTTTGGTATGTATTTGGTCCTGGTCGCTGTCTTCAATGTGATACCGCTGGTATCTATGGTTGCAGGGTTGGTTAGCGTTGCCATTGGCTTACAGATGGCGTTGGGGGTAGCTAAGGTCTGGCTCCCCAAGAGTATTCTTGATTATCCACTGAAAGCCTCGTCGGTGCGGGCTGCGCTGTTATTGATAGAGCGTAAGATCAAGACCATGGAGCGCTTTATTCGACCGCGCTGGCAGTTTTCAGAAGCCCCAGTGGTCGATCGTATCAACGGCATGGTGGTGGTCGCCTTAGGGGGTGTTATTGTGATTCCGCTACCATTGGCCAATCTGGGTCCTGCGTTGATTATTCTCCTGATGGGCCTTGGTTTAATGGAACGCGACGGCATGCTGCAAGTCGGTGCTGCAACGATCGGAGCCATTGCCGTGGTTATGATCTTACACTTTGCTATTGGTTAG
- a CDS encoding TRAP transporter large permease has translation MALTLIVIMIVLLLLGFPMMIPLTAAALTGFYMMFDGIGQMDTFIQQVIAGIRPASLIAVPMFILAADIMTRGQSASRIIDMVMTYIGHLRGGLAISTATSCTLFGAVSGSTQATVVAVGSTLRPKLLKAGYSDPFSLALIINASDIAFLIPPSIGMIIYGVISETSIAELFLAGIGPGLLILALFSLYCLIYATINKVPTEEKSSWLERWQATKRAIWPLFFPVIVIGGIYGGVFSPTEAAAVCVFYALILEFLVFRSLSYRDLHEIAKTTGLVTAVVFILVGIGNGFSWIISFAQVPQAVLDAIGINDMGPTAVLATISIAFFIACMFVDPIVVILVLTPIFAPAVAATGLDPVHVGIIITLQVAIGSATPPFGCDIFTAIAVFKRPYWEVIRGTAPFIAMLLLASLTLIFFPQVMIFSYI, from the coding sequence ATGGCACTGACATTAATAGTCATCATGATCGTCTTGCTGCTGCTGGGCTTTCCCATGATGATCCCACTGACAGCCGCGGCCTTAACAGGCTTTTACATGATGTTCGACGGCATCGGCCAGATGGACACTTTTATTCAGCAAGTCATTGCCGGCATTCGCCCTGCCTCATTGATCGCGGTGCCGATGTTTATCCTCGCCGCTGATATCATGACCCGCGGTCAGTCCGCGAGCCGTATAATCGACATGGTGATGACCTATATCGGTCACTTGCGTGGTGGACTGGCCATCAGCACCGCAACATCATGCACGTTATTTGGTGCAGTGTCGGGTTCCACGCAAGCGACCGTTGTCGCAGTAGGCTCTACACTGCGTCCAAAGTTGCTAAAGGCAGGCTACTCGGACCCATTTTCATTGGCGCTCATCATCAATGCCAGTGACATAGCGTTTTTGATTCCGCCCAGCATCGGCATGATCATTTATGGCGTTATTTCAGAAACGTCGATTGCTGAGTTATTTTTAGCGGGTATTGGGCCGGGCCTGCTCATACTGGCGCTGTTTTCCCTCTACTGTTTGATCTACGCGACCATAAATAAAGTGCCCACAGAAGAGAAGTCGAGCTGGCTGGAACGCTGGCAAGCCACTAAGCGAGCCATTTGGCCGCTATTCTTCCCGGTAATTGTTATTGGCGGTATTTACGGAGGTGTGTTCAGCCCGACTGAAGCAGCCGCCGTCTGTGTGTTCTATGCACTGATTCTCGAATTTCTGGTATTCCGCTCACTGAGCTATCGAGATTTGCATGAAATCGCCAAAACCACAGGGCTGGTGACGGCTGTCGTGTTCATTTTGGTGGGGATAGGCAACGGCTTTTCCTGGATCATCTCGTTTGCTCAGGTGCCACAAGCCGTACTGGACGCCATTGGCATTAACGACATGGGCCCTACAGCGGTATTAGCAACCATTTCCATCGCCTTTTTTATTGCCTGTATGTTCGTTGATCCCATTGTTGTGATTCTGGTGCTAACCCCCATTTTTGCGCCTGCAGTGGCCGCAACCGGGCTAGACCCGGTTCATGTCGGCATCATCATTACTCTACAAGTGGCCATTGGCTCAGCAACACCACCGTTTGGCTGCGACATATTCACTGCCATTGCAGTATTTAAACGCCCATACTGGGAGGTGATTCGCGGCACAGCGCCCTTTATCGCCATGCTACTGCTGGCATCGCTGACGCTGATCTTCTTTCCACAGGTCATGATCTTCAGCTACATATAG
- a CDS encoding SDR family oxidoreductase yields METVLITGASRGIGLELTRQFLALGYSVISTYRGQPSIQLKSLLVHSSLKLYELEVTDETSIANLVAKLSNVQLDILINNAGVIGSDKQSMEAIDSKEWLNTFAVNSIAPLMVSRALLGLLETSAHPRIITVSSQMGSLNRESYGMYAYRSSKAAVNKVMQVLALELKPKGIVVCPIHPGWVKTDMGGKDADITVEESASGIVKLSRSLTIEQSGKFLTWQGTEHVW; encoded by the coding sequence ATGGAAACAGTCTTAATCACCGGCGCTTCAAGAGGTATTGGGCTTGAACTAACTCGTCAGTTTTTAGCTTTAGGTTATAGCGTCATCTCGACTTACCGTGGTCAGCCTTCAATACAGCTAAAAAGCCTGCTCGTTCATAGTTCGTTGAAACTGTATGAACTAGAGGTGACCGATGAAACCTCAATAGCGAATTTGGTTGCTAAGTTGTCCAATGTTCAGTTAGACATACTTATCAACAACGCGGGTGTTATTGGTTCAGACAAGCAGTCCATGGAAGCTATCGACTCAAAAGAATGGCTCAACACCTTTGCCGTGAACTCAATTGCGCCTCTTATGGTTAGCCGAGCACTTTTAGGACTTCTCGAAACTAGCGCTCACCCTCGTATTATTACCGTCTCAAGCCAAATGGGATCATTGAACCGAGAAAGCTATGGTATGTATGCGTATCGAAGCTCTAAAGCAGCGGTGAATAAAGTCATGCAAGTACTGGCATTAGAATTAAAGCCAAAAGGAATAGTTGTTTGCCCAATCCATCCAGGCTGGGTTAAAACGGATATGGGTGGTAAAGATGCTGATATTACTGTTGAGGAAAGTGCGTCAGGTATAGTTAAGCTTTCTCGTAGCCTTACTATAGAACAAAGCGGTAAGTTCTTAACATGGCAAGGTACGGAGCATGTCTGGTGA
- a CDS encoding TRAP transporter small permease — protein sequence MTSRQHYTSSLPGPLGWLDTTLSKVEALVLSASVLLMALNTCSNVVARFVFGEGLFVSGEINRILIILITFAGIGYAARHGRHIRMSAFYDLLPTTSRKVAMILIAVMTAAIMFFLSYLSVHYVVTTFERGRILPALNIPIWWIYIWVPVGFAITGIQYLLTASRNMQSKQDVFLSSCVTDSYDNDTPQP from the coding sequence ATGACAAGTCGACAACATTATACCTCTTCGCTACCCGGGCCACTGGGATGGCTGGATACCACTCTAAGCAAAGTTGAAGCACTGGTACTGTCTGCCAGTGTCCTGCTAATGGCACTGAATACTTGCAGTAACGTTGTGGCTCGCTTTGTTTTTGGAGAAGGGCTATTTGTCTCGGGCGAGATCAACCGCATACTGATCATATTGATTACGTTCGCCGGAATAGGCTATGCCGCGCGCCATGGGCGCCATATCCGTATGTCAGCGTTCTATGATCTCTTGCCCACAACCAGTCGCAAGGTAGCCATGATACTGATTGCAGTCATGACGGCAGCCATCATGTTTTTTCTTTCGTATTTGTCTGTCCATTACGTTGTCACCACCTTTGAGCGTGGTCGCATACTGCCAGCGCTCAATATCCCCATTTGGTGGATCTATATATGGGTTCCTGTCGGCTTCGCCATCACTGGCATTCAGTATCTACTGACTGCGAGCAGAAACATGCAATCAAAGCAGGACGTATTTTTGTCTAGCTGTGTGACCGACAGCTACGACAACGATACGCCACAACCCTAA
- a CDS encoding nucleotidyltransferase family protein produces the protein MIMNEKYLVDTISSVPEIMELLTILNDVELPNHYLAGGSITQAVWNRKLGNEPLYRVKDFDVVYFDQDEAMSEKEYEFLINSGKRHSVPVDVKNQAKVHEWYGKKFGNNIAPLTESEDGIRMWLPCFAVGVRLVKGAVNVFEPFGLEDQANMIIRPNKTAMSRENYDSMNRSFKQRWPNIEIKDW, from the coding sequence ATGATTATGAATGAAAAGTACTTAGTCGATACTATTTCTAGTGTTCCTGAGATTATGGAGCTGCTGACGATTCTGAATGATGTAGAGCTTCCAAATCACTACTTGGCTGGAGGCTCCATTACTCAGGCTGTTTGGAATAGAAAGCTTGGAAATGAACCACTATATAGGGTTAAAGACTTTGATGTAGTTTACTTCGACCAAGACGAAGCTATGTCGGAGAAAGAATACGAATTTCTCATAAATTCGGGAAAGAGACACTCAGTTCCTGTAGATGTTAAGAACCAAGCCAAGGTCCACGAATGGTACGGTAAAAAGTTTGGCAATAACATAGCGCCGCTGACAGAATCGGAAGATGGTATTCGCATGTGGCTACCCTGTTTCGCCGTGGGGGTTCGTCTTGTTAAGGGTGCTGTAAACGTCTTCGAACCTTTTGGTTTAGAAGACCAAGCAAACATGATTATTCGACCTAATAAAACTGCTATGAGTAGAGAAAACTATGATTCGATGAATCGTAGTTTTAAACAAAGATGGCCAAATATTGAAATCAAGGATTGGTAA
- a CDS encoding aspartate kinase: MALYVQKFGGTSVGSIERIEHVADKVKTFHDQGHQIVVAVSAMSGETNRLIGLASDISDTPTPREMDVLVSTGEQVTIALLAMALQKRGVNARSFTGWQVGIKTDNSYMKARIEDIDTSAMRAQLDAGGVVVVAGFQGIDDDNNITTLGRGGSDTTGVALAAALGADECQIYTDVDGVYTTDPRVVPAARRMEKVTFEEMLEMASLGSKVLQIRSVEFAGKYKVPLRVLSSFKDGNGTLITMEENSSVENPVISGIAFNRDEAKVTIKGVPDIPGVASKILVPISDANIEVDMIIQNVSADGTTDFTFTVHRNDYQKALDILRDTATELEAREATGTDDICKVSMVGVGMRSHAGVASKMFKTLADENINILAITTSEIKISVVIEEKYLELAVRALHTAFGLDAEEETA; the protein is encoded by the coding sequence ATGGCGCTTTATGTACAGAAGTTTGGCGGCACATCAGTGGGCAGTATTGAGCGCATTGAGCACGTTGCCGACAAGGTAAAAACCTTTCACGATCAAGGTCATCAAATCGTCGTGGCGGTGTCCGCCATGAGCGGCGAGACCAACCGCTTGATCGGTTTGGCCAGCGATATTTCTGACACCCCCACCCCCAGAGAAATGGATGTGTTGGTGTCGACCGGCGAGCAAGTCACCATTGCTTTGTTGGCCATGGCGCTGCAAAAACGCGGCGTTAATGCGCGCTCGTTTACCGGCTGGCAAGTGGGCATTAAAACCGATAACTCGTACATGAAAGCCCGCATTGAAGACATCGACACCAGCGCGATGCGTGCGCAACTGGACGCTGGCGGCGTGGTGGTGGTGGCTGGCTTCCAAGGCATCGACGACGACAACAACATCACCACGTTGGGCCGGGGCGGCTCTGATACCACAGGTGTGGCGCTGGCGGCGGCGTTGGGCGCTGATGAATGCCAGATTTATACCGACGTTGATGGCGTTTACACCACCGATCCTCGTGTGGTTCCTGCGGCGCGTCGGATGGAAAAGGTCACCTTTGAAGAAATGCTGGAAATGGCCAGCCTAGGCTCCAAAGTGCTGCAGATTCGCTCGGTCGAATTTGCCGGCAAATACAAAGTTCCGCTCCGTGTGCTGTCCAGCTTTAAGGATGGCAACGGCACTCTGATTACGATGGAGGAGAACAGCTCCGTGGAAAACCCTGTTATCTCTGGTATTGCATTTAATCGCGACGAAGCCAAAGTCACCATCAAGGGCGTGCCGGACATTCCTGGCGTGGCGTCGAAAATTCTGGTGCCGATCAGCGATGCCAACATCGAAGTCGACATGATCATTCAGAACGTCTCGGCCGATGGCACCACGGACTTCACCTTTACCGTTCATCGCAATGATTATCAGAAGGCGTTGGATATTTTGCGCGATACTGCCACTGAGCTGGAAGCGCGTGAAGCCACCGGAACTGATGACATCTGTAAGGTGTCTATGGTGGGCGTGGGCATGCGCTCTCACGCCGGTGTCGCCAGCAAGATGTTTAAAACTCTGGCGGATGAGAACATTAACATCCTCGCGATCACCACCTCAGAGATCAAAATCTCGGTGGTCATCGAAGAGAAGTATCTGGAGCTGGCCGTTCGTGCTCTTCACACCGCATTCGGTTTGGACGCGGAAGAAGAAACGGCCTAA
- a CDS encoding transposase, producing MKRSTSELTGQQWAHIEPCLPSLPRGKGGPKPISNRACFEGILWVLRSGARWRDLPERYPSPSTCWRRLQYWEEQGAWVKAWRKLLRVLDQQSRINWEESFSDGSFAPAKKGASVLEKPSVVRGRSG from the coding sequence ATGAAACGTTCAACCTCAGAACTGACCGGCCAACAGTGGGCACACATTGAGCCTTGTTTACCCAGCCTGCCTCGTGGCAAAGGGGGGCCCAAACCTATCAGCAATCGAGCCTGTTTCGAGGGCATTTTATGGGTCTTACGTTCGGGTGCGCGCTGGCGTGATCTACCCGAGCGCTATCCTTCACCGAGTACCTGCTGGCGCCGCCTTCAGTACTGGGAAGAGCAAGGTGCATGGGTCAAAGCCTGGCGTAAGCTTCTTCGCGTTCTGGATCAACAGTCGCGGATAAATTGGGAAGAATCGTTTTCTGATGGCAGTTTTGCACCCGCAAAAAAAGGAGCCTCGGTGTTGGAAAAACCAAGCGTGGTAAGGGGGCGAAGTGGATGA
- a CDS encoding helix-turn-helix domain-containing protein produces the protein MDSTERFKQYFQQLPDCYRPDAVGIKDLEQVLRDRIERYLNTEIYIGASKPMKGTYSLLSQGSGVSRSYIWKFFNGKSICLTNMNRLADYFGVTYVVSNFPVE, from the coding sequence ATGGACTCAACCGAACGATTCAAACAATACTTCCAACAGCTGCCTGACTGTTATCGACCAGATGCCGTTGGCATCAAGGACTTGGAACAGGTTCTACGTGATCGAATAGAAAGATATCTGAATACGGAAATCTACATTGGCGCCAGCAAACCCATGAAAGGGACCTACTCGCTACTGTCACAAGGGTCGGGCGTAAGCCGCAGTTACATCTGGAAGTTTTTTAATGGCAAATCAATCTGCCTGACTAATATGAATCGCCTGGCCGATTATTTTGGTGTGACGTACGTCGTATCCAACTTCCCGGTAGAGTAA